In Gemmatimonadota bacterium, the DNA window ATCACGACCGGTTCCTTCACTTCGGGATACCAGGTCACGTGCTCCTCGCCCTCGAAGAAGCGGAACAGGGCACCACACGCTCCGTTGCACCAGGGGTGGCGGTTGGCGGATTGAGGACCGGATGAGATATCGGTCGCAGCGCCCATTACACTCAATAGTTGTCCATCCAGCCGCTTGACCGGTTCGGGTACCGCCAGTTTGTGTTCTTTCAGGTATGCCAGCAGGTCGAGCTCGTACCGGTAGGCCTCGGGATTGCGGACGTAGAATTCGTGGTCCGTGTAAATCCTGTAGACGTACCGCTGATCCTGCGAGGTAATGATAAAGTTCCGGTTGGCCCCGGGCTCCAGTTCGCGTACATCGACGGGTGGAGCCAGGCCATAGTGCTCCACCAGGTAAGCGGCGACGGCGGAACAGGACTGCTCCGAAGATCCAGCAGATGCGGAAGAATCGGAAGTATTGTTCATGATGGGTGCCAATATGAGTCTGCAAACTTGACCAGGGCAACAAGTTTAATTTCATTGCCTGAGCGACCCGATATCGTCGACCTGATGTCTGACCGGCAGCGGCTCGACACGATGAATTGCTTCAGGCTGAACGAGAAATGCCGGACACCGCATATCTATCTGAGGAATGTATGAATACTGCAGGATTCATGAATCGTGTGTTGATTTGCCTTCTCGGTGCAATGATAGTCGTTGCCGCGATTATAGCCTATCTGTTGTTTCGGCCGGATGTTGGGACGCGGATTTTCTTTGGAGTGGGCCCCTCATCGGTAGATATCAAGATTAAGAACGATTACGAGGTCCCCGCCGCGGACGAGAAAACCGAGGCCATCGTGGCGGCTGCAAGGTTATTTCTGGATTCACTGGACGAAAGTCAGAGACAAGCGGCGACATACCGGTTCACCGATAACGCGCAGCGCGCGAACTGGTCCAACCTGCCCGAGGGCATGGTTCCGCGTGGAGGTGTAATGCTTGGTGTGCTCACTGAAGCACAGCGGGCGAATCTGGATGGGCTTCTTAGCGAACTGCTGAGTGAAGCCGGTATGGAGAACATCACGCATCAACTGGCCGCGGAAGACCTGCTGGTCTCTGGAGACGTGCTCGGTGTCATGAAATACGGCAGCAGGTACTTCACCGCTGCATTTCTCGGTGAACCGTCCACTTCTGAGCCCTGGATGTTCCAGTTCGGCGGGCACCATCTCGCCATAAACGCCACGGTATTCGGACCGAACGTTTCCTTTTCACCTATGCTGACGGGCGGCCAACCGTTGCACCTGCACCTTGACGGTGACGATGTCTTCGTTACGCGAAGGGAAACTGCGGCGGCACAGGCGTTCTTGGAGAGCCTTTCGGACGAACAGAAGCGACAAGCTGTGCGTTCAGGCCGGCCCATCGACCTCCTGCTAGGCCCGGGAAAGTATGGCGTTACCATTGCGCCGGAAGGCATCAAGGGAAGCGATCTGACCACCATCCAGAAAACGTTGCTCCTGGATGTCATTGAGGCCCGTCTGGGTTTCATGAATAGTGACGATTATGCACAGAAAATGAAAGCCGTGGTGGCCGGTATCGAGGACACGTACTTTGGATGGTGGGGACGGCAGGATGTCCCGGGCGCCGTGTATTTCCGCGTAACCGGTCCGTCCATCGTACTCGAATATGCGGTTCAAAACGGCGAGGACACCGTAGATCACGTTCACAGCATGTATCGTGATATAGATAACGACTACGGTTCCGCTTGGATCGGGGCCGAGTGAATGTTGCTAGCGTGTTTAAACGTCTAGGCGTTCGAAGCGATCCGTCCGGTCTGCACGATCCATATCACTTACCTCGAAGGATCGATCCGTTCCCGAATCAATTCCAATAGTTCCTTAGCTTGCTCCAGCATGCCTTCAGTCATATTCTGTTTGACCAATTCCAGGTTGTGAACGGCGATACTGTCTCCACGCTCCGCTGCCAGACTGATCCAGGCATAGGCCTTGACGAGGTCCCTCATGGAACTGTCGCCATTGAAGTGGACGATTCCCATATTGGTCATGGCTTCAATCTTTCCCTGTACGGCGGCCATCATATACCACCTGACCGCCTCTCCGTCATCTTCCTGCACTCCTCTACCTTTGTCGTAGGAAAGCCCGAGATTGTACTGGGCCATTTCATGACCCTGGTCCGCAGCCAGGCGAAACCAACGTATTGCTTCAGTATGGTTTGTCGGCCTACCTTCACCGAAAGCGTACATTACTCCCAGATTGTACCGAGCGCTTGTATGGCCGGCCTCCGCAGCCATGCGATACCAACGATACGCTTCAATCCAATCCTGCTCCACGCCGTCTGCGAGATGGTACATGTATCCGAGTCTCTCCTGGGCATCATCGACACCCTGTTCGCCCGCCAGAGTGTACCACCGAACCGCCTCTTCATTGTCCTCGGGAACGCCGTCGCCGTGATCATACTTGTAGCCCAGGATGTACTGAGCCGATTTGTGACCTTGTTCACCGGCTTTGCGGTACCAGTGAACGGCTTCTTCGACGTCTCCAATAACGCTGACCTCATCATCATACAGAACGGCAAGGCTGAATTGTGCTTGCACGTGATCCTGCTCAGCCGCCTTGCGGTACCAAAGTGCTGCCTTAGTAGTGTCCTCCGGTACACCATCGCCACGGGCATACCGTGCAGCAAGATTGTACTGGGCTTCCACATAGCCTTGTTCGGCAGCTTTATAGTACCATTCAACCGCCTTGCCTGCATCCTTCGGTACACCATCACCCCGGGTATAACGTGCGGCCAGATAGAACTGGGCTTGTGCATTGCCCTGCTCGGCAGCTTTACGATACCAAAAGGCCGCCTGGGTGGCATCCTTTGTGACGCCCTCGCCCTGTGAATACATAATGCCCAGGTTAATCTGGGATGCGTCATGGTCCTGCTCGGCAGCCTTCCGGTACCAGTATACCGCTTTCTCATCATCTACAGGAACACCATCACCGGTATCGTAGATAAGACCGACGAAGTACTGCGCGGAATAATGTCCCAGTTCTGCAGCCTTGATGAACCAGATGAGTCCTTTTCCCGGGTCTGCCTCCACTCCGATCCCATACTTATACATGTATCCAAGTCTGACTTGAGCGTCCGCATCTTCCTGAACGGCGGCTTTTTGAAGCCAGCCAAATGCCTCGGAGGGATTCTCATCGACCCCGTCGCCATTCAGGTACATGGCGCCCAGTCTATACTGGGCTCTCACATGGTCCTGTTCCGCAGCACTTCGGTACCACTGCATGGCCCTGGCAACATCTTCTTCCACACCCCTGCCGCGGGCATACATAAACCCGAGCATGTACTGGGCTTTCGCGTGATCCTGCTCGGCAGCTTTCGAGTACCACTTGAACGCTTCCTCGTAATCCTGTTCCACATCCTTGCCGTCATAGTAGATCTCGCCCAGTTCATATTGCGCCTCGGCGTCACCAGCCACCGCCGCCTGGCGTGTTTCCTCCAGGCTGGCTTCGATTTGCCCCTGCACGTGCACCGGCACGAGAACCATAACCACGAGAGCGAGTATCATGGATCCTGCCAACAACCGAGTCCGAGTTAAGGTCTGCTCACCCATATCACAACTCCGATTTAGTCTTGATGTTTGACGCTCCGCTTGTTCGACGTTCAGTTTATTTGAAGCTACAGGTGTTCGATGCTCCGCCTGTTCAATCCGGGACGACTGTTAATCGTACCCGATATCAAGGCTGAGCATAGATTCGCTCTCGATACGTCTCGGCGAGCTTCTCCGCCTGCTCGATCTGGTTGGTGGACATGAACACCCTGAAAGCCTCGATGTTGCTATTGGCCAGACTGTCTCCCTTTGACGCGGCGACTCGAGTCCAGGCGTAGCCCAGGATTTCGTTCTCGGGTACTCCTTCTGCATAAAAATACATGTATCCCATGTTTATCTGGGCATTCACTATTCCCTGTTCGGCAGCCATTCTATACCACAGAAGCGCTTCCTCTTTATCTTTTTGAACGCCCTCACCGTTGTCATACATAACCCCGAGACTGTACTGAGCATCTCCATTGCCTTGTTCAGCAGCCTTGCGAAACCATGAAACCGCCTTTTCGTCGTTTTCCGGTACGCCTGTACCGGTATCGTACATCATACCTAGATTGTACTGAGAGCTCGAATGCCCCTGCCCTGCCGCTCTTGCGTACCAACGTGCGGCTTCAGTGTAATCCTGAGGAACGCCCATCCCGTTCTCATACATGTATCCGAGATTGTTCTGGGCGTACGGTTCGTCCTGGTCGGCAGCCTGCCGATACCACCTAACGGCTTCATTCAAATCTATGTTAACTCCATATCCATAATGATAAATGATCCCCAGGCCGAACTGCGCATCTGCATCGCCCTGGTCGGCAGCCTTGCCGAACCAGACCGCCGCCGTGGAATCGCTCTTTGCAACACCTTCACCAAACCTGTACATCACGGCAAGTTCGTACTGGGCGGACACGTAGTCCTGTTCTGCAGCACGTTGAATCCACTGTGCGGCCATCGATTTGTCCAATTCAACACCCTGTCCGTTCTGGTACAGAAGCCCCAGATTGTACTGTGACAGCGCGTTCTCCTGTTCCGCGGCCCTCCTGTACCATCTTGCCGCTTCGGCTAAGTCCTTTGGAACCCCCTCGCCGTTTTTGTACATCACGCCCAAATCATTCTGAGCATCCGCGTCCCCCTGCTCGGCGGCTTTGCGATACCAGTAAACGGCCTCATCTTTTTGTTCCGGAACCCCCTCCCCATAATCGTACATGACGCCGAGGCTGTATTGCGCATCGGCGTTTCCCTGCTCAGCGGATTTCCGATACCATTTCACTGCTTTCTCGTCGTCTACTGAAACACCGCGCCCTGTGTCATACATGGCGCCGATGGTGTACTGAGCGTCTGAGTCTTCCTGTTCGGCAGCGAGCCGATACCACTTAAACGCTTCGGATTCGTCCTTTGGAATCCCAGCACCACCGCGCTCATACATCAGTCCCAGATTGTACTGTGCGTTCAGGTTTCCTTGCTCGGCCGCACTCCGGTACCACTTGACGGCCTCGGCATCATTTTCCGCTACACCTGACCCTTCATCGTACATGAGACCCAGGTTATTCTGCGCGAGTTTATGTCCCTGTCCAGCGGCTTTGAGATACCATTCGACGGCAAGTGATTCATCCTGCTCAACATGCTGGCCATTCGCATAGAAGACACCCAGAGCGTACTGTGCATCAGCATTGTCCTGCACGGCAGCCATATGAATCCACCGGATACTCTCGGACGGATCCTCCTGAATGCCTTTACCATACAGGTACATGAGGCCCAGGTCGTACTGGGCGTCCGGATAGTCCTGACTTGCGGCCTTTGTATACCATTCCACTGCCTTCGCATCGTCTGTGGTTACACCTTCGCCAACATCGTACATGACACCAATCCTGTGCTGGGCTTTCGGGTGGCCCTGGTCCGCTGCTTTTCGATACCACTCCAGTGCCTTCGCATGATCTTCTGCCACGCCACTTCCGTGATAGTACATATCACCGAGGGAAGTTTGCGCCTCGGCATCGCCCTGATCGGCTTTCTGCAGGATTTCTTCGAAATCCGGAGATTCCTGGGCGGATATGTCGACAGTGCAGGTAACGCAGGCGGCACAGGTAATCAGCATCGAAAGTGCAAGGTAGAATTGCCATTTAATCATGTAGCGAACTCCGTAAATGACGAATTCCGTGCATTACGTTCTGGGCAGCGGGATGTTCAGGAAACTCGGAATGTTAATAGGTTTACCTGGTAATAAGTGGGGTGCTCTACGTTTCGGCAACTCGAATAGTACCGCATGCTGGATTTTCATTCGTGATTGGCGGGTTTATGAGGCAGGACTTTGCAAACAATCCGCCCGTTGGTGTATCTCAGTCACCGAAGCACCGAAGGAAATCACGACCGGTTTATGAGGGAGTATCCTTGACCGTGACAACAGGTTAAAGTTCATTGCTTGAACTGCATTAATATGGAACACTGTGTGTTACGCAGCATAACCACCGCCGCAGAGAGGAGTACCCATTGCCCAAGCGACCCAATATCGTCGTCCTGATGTCCGACCAGCAGCGGCTCGACACGGTGAGTTGCTACGGGCTGAACGAAGTGTGCCGGACGCCGCACATCGACGCCCTGGCCGCGCGGGGCGTGCGTTTCGACTGGGCGTTCACGCCGACGGCGATCTGCTCGCCGGCCCGCGCCTCCTTCTACACGGGCCTCTATCCGCACAATCATGGGGTGACGGCCAACGGCCTGTGCCTGAACGAGGGCGTACGCGGTATCAACCACTACCTGTCGGATGCAGGTTACCGCTGCGGGTACGCCGGCAAGTGGCACGTGGACCAGGAAACCGGTCCCACGGGCTACGGGTTCACCGGCAAGGATTTCATGGGCTACGGCTTCCCCGGTGGGAATCTGCTGCCCGGCCTGCAGTTCGGCGGCAGCCTGAGCAGCCACAATTATTACGCCGACTATCTCAAGGAGAAGGGTTTCGACCCGCCGCCCACGGTCTCGCACCGTTACGTCGGCACGAATCCCTCGAACCAGCGCCAGGAGATGTTCGCCCTGCACGAAGGGCCAGTCGAGTCGTGCATCGAGTACTTCGTCGCGGAGGAAGCCATCCGCGTGCTCGACGAGGTGGCCGGCGGCGAGGAACCCTTCTTCCTGTGGGCCAATTTCTGGGGTCCGCACAGCCCTTCGCTGGTCCCGGAGCCGTACTTCTCCATGTACGACCCGAAGTCCATTCCCGAGCATCCGGGGTACGCCGAGACCTTCGAGAAGAAGCCCTATCGCCAGAAGCTCATCGAAAACCTCTGGGGGCTGGGCGACTACGGCTGGGAAGGATTCCAGGAAATCGGCGCACGCTATTTCGGGCACTGCACACTCCTCGACGACATGGTGGGACGCGTCGTGGCGCACCTGGAGAAACTGGGCGAACTCGACAACACCATCATCGTATACACCGCCGACCACGGCGACTGCCTCGGCGCGCACAAGCTGATCGAGAAGGGCGAATTCATGTACGACGAGATCTACCGCATCCCCCTCGTCATTGCCCATCCCGGCTGTCATGCGCCCGGCACGGCCTGCGAGGAGTTCGTCTACCTCCACGAAATCATGCTCTCGTCCCTCGACGCTGCGGGTGTCGAAGTGCCCGCCGATCTCGATGGCCAATCCTTTCTCCCGGCCATCGAAGGACGCCCCTTTGCGAATGGACGCGAGGAAGTCTACTGCGTCTTCGACCGCCACTTCACCGTCGCCAATCAGCGCATGGTCCGCACCCGAACCCACCAGTTCACCTTTAATTCGGCCGATCCCGGCGAGCTGTACGATCTGCTGCGCGACCCCTACCAGCTCGACAACGTGTACGGGGAACCGGAATATGAAACTGTAAGACAGGATTTAATGGGTCGGATGGATCGCTACATGGAGAAAATGGGTGATCCACTGCACGGATGGTTCGGGCGAATCAAGGGGGCGTATTAGCCGGGGCCATGCATATTAACCCGGGC includes these proteins:
- a CDS encoding DUF3500 domain-containing protein gives rise to the protein MNTAGFMNRVLICLLGAMIVVAAIIAYLLFRPDVGTRIFFGVGPSSVDIKIKNDYEVPAADEKTEAIVAAARLFLDSLDESQRQAATYRFTDNAQRANWSNLPEGMVPRGGVMLGVLTEAQRANLDGLLSELLSEAGMENITHQLAAEDLLVSGDVLGVMKYGSRYFTAAFLGEPSTSEPWMFQFGGHHLAINATVFGPNVSFSPMLTGGQPLHLHLDGDDVFVTRRETAAAQAFLESLSDEQKRQAVRSGRPIDLLLGPGKYGVTIAPEGIKGSDLTTIQKTLLLDVIEARLGFMNSDDYAQKMKAVVAGIEDTYFGWWGRQDVPGAVYFRVTGPSIVLEYAVQNGEDTVDHVHSMYRDIDNDYGSAWIGAE
- a CDS encoding tetratricopeptide repeat protein codes for the protein MIKWQFYLALSMLITCAACVTCTVDISAQESPDFEEILQKADQGDAEAQTSLGDMYYHGSGVAEDHAKALEWYRKAADQGHPKAQHRIGVMYDVGEGVTTDDAKAVEWYTKAASQDYPDAQYDLGLMYLYGKGIQEDPSESIRWIHMAAVQDNADAQYALGVFYANGQHVEQDESLAVEWYLKAAGQGHKLAQNNLGLMYDEGSGVAENDAEAVKWYRSAAEQGNLNAQYNLGLMYERGGAGIPKDESEAFKWYRLAAEQEDSDAQYTIGAMYDTGRGVSVDDEKAVKWYRKSAEQGNADAQYSLGVMYDYGEGVPEQKDEAVYWYRKAAEQGDADAQNDLGVMYKNGEGVPKDLAEAARWYRRAAEQENALSQYNLGLLYQNGQGVELDKSMAAQWIQRAAEQDYVSAQYELAVMYRFGEGVAKSDSTAAVWFGKAADQGDADAQFGLGIIYHYGYGVNIDLNEAVRWYRQAADQDEPYAQNNLGYMYENGMGVPQDYTEAARWYARAAGQGHSSSQYNLGMMYDTGTGVPENDEKAVSWFRKAAEQGNGDAQYSLGVMYDNGEGVQKDKEEALLWYRMAAEQGIVNAQINMGYMYFYAEGVPENEILGYAWTRVAASKGDSLANSNIEAFRVFMSTNQIEQAEKLAETYRERIYAQP
- a CDS encoding sulfatase-like hydrolase/transferase is translated as MPKRPNIVVLMSDQQRLDTVSCYGLNEVCRTPHIDALAARGVRFDWAFTPTAICSPARASFYTGLYPHNHGVTANGLCLNEGVRGINHYLSDAGYRCGYAGKWHVDQETGPTGYGFTGKDFMGYGFPGGNLLPGLQFGGSLSSHNYYADYLKEKGFDPPPTVSHRYVGTNPSNQRQEMFALHEGPVESCIEYFVAEEAIRVLDEVAGGEEPFFLWANFWGPHSPSLVPEPYFSMYDPKSIPEHPGYAETFEKKPYRQKLIENLWGLGDYGWEGFQEIGARYFGHCTLLDDMVGRVVAHLEKLGELDNTIIVYTADHGDCLGAHKLIEKGEFMYDEIYRIPLVIAHPGCHAPGTACEEFVYLHEIMLSSLDAAGVEVPADLDGQSFLPAIEGRPFANGREEVYCVFDRHFTVANQRMVRTRTHQFTFNSADPGELYDLLRDPYQLDNVYGEPEYETVRQDLMGRMDRYMEKMGDPLHGWFGRIKGAY